Proteins encoded together in one uncultured Desulfosarcina sp. window:
- a CDS encoding PAS domain S-box protein: protein MKYTISIRRALIYGFLGLIWGTHLITTTSSYLTSRDVLHRHARDIMMNIADLALEQSQRHLLHAQSAAALTKRLLASNVVSNQSDRIGVLERYLSEQLSVNPHFAGIYVGMPNGDFYDVRHYEAKIENGFRTKLIVNTAQGREVRLVYRDSNFAPIQEETDDADLYDPRKRPWYKKALAENRIVWTDPYIFYTSRKPGITIAGPFFDNSGKLMGVVGVDIEIDQLSVFIGNLKIGKNGKAFMLNRNGDVVAFGDLSKLLVSDASPKNGTRLATIRELDDALSRKAFEAAKIQQDESGLLVLDGPRFARFDHQGQSYLAMFVPFTASRWPWITGVYLPENDYLGAIKSNQRFNILVTLLISLFAAFLGFLLARGVIRPIDKLGKTSREMKMGLLAPAPKIQSVYKEIQDTADAFAEMKIAVERSHKKYLDIFNNVQDVYYEASFNGTLIEISPSIEKISRYRRQELIGTKLLRIYSDAGDRDDIVNLLLEKGTINDHEVVFEDKDGSLKHCALNSTVLRTASGKPYRIIGSLRDINDRMMAEKELRNYKNHLENLVQERTTELQEANNGLRRQIDRRRETEARLRSSEERYRTILDTIEEAYFETDRSGTLIFINDAASRIMGYSGIELTGRHFRHFCGHQATRDLIRDFGNMARSGVPARVITLPVTTKDGESKVLDLNATLIRDVSGTVTGFRGLARDVTATILARKEKEKLQGQLNHAQRMEAVGTLAGGIAHDFNNLMMGIIGNTSLLSAKLGDIEPFSEYIRSIEQCVESGATLTSQLLGYARGGKYRVTTIDLNETVQRTVEMFGRTRKEIHIQASYQENIWPVEADQGQIDQVLVNLYVNAWQAMNGDNTLILSTANVILDEAYTRAFDAPPGPYVAVTVQDRGKGISQDVLKRIFEPFFTTKKMGRGTGLGLASAFGIVKNHGGIIDVKSTVGKGSTFTIFLPAASRIQEKKPAPAAEPTVAGTGTLLVVDDEPYLLKSLSAVLEDMGYEIIAAAGGQEAIERFKREKDRIDVVILDMIMPDISGRQVLTELKKIKPSSKVILTSGYNFDGLAENGPDLPGDGFLQKPYRIRQLAAVIGQLVKKSRNG, encoded by the coding sequence ATGAAATATACAATCTCCATCCGCCGGGCATTGATTTACGGTTTTCTGGGTCTGATCTGGGGAACCCATCTGATCACGACCACCTCTTCATATCTGACCTCACGGGATGTGCTCCACCGGCACGCCCGGGACATCATGATGAATATTGCGGACCTGGCCCTGGAGCAATCCCAGCGCCACCTGCTGCACGCCCAGAGCGCAGCCGCTTTGACCAAACGGCTGCTGGCTTCCAACGTCGTCAGCAATCAATCCGACCGGATCGGCGTTTTGGAGCGCTATCTGAGCGAGCAACTCTCCGTCAATCCCCATTTCGCCGGAATTTACGTGGGCATGCCCAACGGGGATTTCTACGACGTACGCCATTACGAAGCCAAGATCGAAAACGGATTTCGCACCAAACTGATCGTAAATACCGCCCAAGGCAGGGAGGTTCGGTTGGTCTACCGCGATTCCAACTTTGCGCCTATCCAGGAAGAAACAGATGATGCGGACCTTTACGACCCGCGCAAGCGCCCCTGGTACAAAAAAGCCCTCGCCGAGAACCGCATCGTATGGACGGACCCCTACATTTTTTATACCTCCCGAAAGCCGGGCATCACCATAGCGGGACCATTTTTCGATAATTCCGGGAAACTCATGGGCGTCGTCGGCGTCGATATCGAAATCGATCAGCTTTCGGTTTTCATCGGCAATCTGAAAATCGGCAAGAACGGAAAGGCTTTCATGCTCAACCGGAACGGCGATGTGGTCGCCTTTGGCGACCTGTCCAAACTGCTCGTCAGCGATGCCTCGCCAAAAAACGGCACCCGCCTGGCGACCATCCGGGAACTGGACGATGCGCTCAGCCGAAAGGCCTTTGAGGCAGCCAAGATACAGCAAGACGAATCGGGGCTGCTGGTCCTCGACGGTCCCCGTTTCGCCCGGTTCGATCACCAGGGGCAGAGCTATCTGGCCATGTTCGTTCCCTTTACCGCCTCCCGCTGGCCCTGGATTACAGGGGTCTACCTGCCCGAAAACGATTACCTGGGCGCCATCAAGTCCAATCAGCGCTTCAATATCCTGGTCACGCTGCTCATCTCCCTGTTTGCCGCATTTCTCGGCTTTCTGCTGGCCCGGGGGGTGATTCGACCCATTGACAAGCTGGGCAAAACCTCCCGGGAAATGAAGATGGGGCTGCTCGCACCGGCTCCGAAAATTCAATCGGTCTATAAAGAAATCCAGGACACCGCCGACGCCTTTGCCGAAATGAAAATCGCCGTGGAACGCAGCCATAAAAAATACCTGGATATCTTCAACAATGTCCAGGACGTCTACTACGAGGCTTCCTTCAACGGTACATTAATCGAAATCAGCCCATCCATCGAAAAGATCTCCCGTTACCGACGGCAGGAGCTGATCGGCACGAAACTGCTCCGCATCTATTCCGATGCCGGCGACCGCGACGATATCGTGAACCTGCTGCTTGAAAAGGGAACCATCAACGATCACGAAGTGGTGTTCGAAGACAAGGACGGCAGCCTGAAGCACTGCGCGTTGAATTCGACGGTGCTGCGAACCGCATCGGGCAAACCCTATCGCATTATTGGGTCACTGCGCGACATCAACGATCGCATGATGGCGGAAAAGGAGCTGCGGAACTATAAAAACCATCTGGAAAACCTGGTTCAGGAGCGGACGACGGAACTGCAGGAGGCCAACAACGGGTTGCGCAGGCAAATCGACCGCCGCCGGGAAACCGAGGCACGCCTGCGGTCCAGCGAAGAGCGATACCGGACCATCCTGGATACCATCGAAGAGGCCTATTTCGAAACGGACCGTTCCGGCACGCTCATTTTCATCAACGATGCCGCCTCACGAATCATGGGCTATAGCGGTATCGAACTGACCGGCCGGCACTTCAGGCATTTCTGCGGGCACCAGGCCACCCGGGACCTCATTCGGGACTTCGGCAACATGGCCCGCTCCGGCGTTCCCGCACGCGTCATCACCCTGCCGGTCACCACCAAGGATGGGGAGAGCAAGGTTCTCGACCTGAACGCGACCCTGATCCGCGACGTCTCGGGAACGGTAACCGGATTCCGGGGCCTGGCCCGCGATGTAACGGCGACGATCCTGGCCCGCAAGGAAAAGGAAAAGCTTCAGGGGCAGCTCAATCATGCCCAGCGAATGGAGGCCGTCGGCACTTTAGCTGGTGGTATCGCACATGATTTCAATAACTTGATGATGGGTATCATAGGCAATACATCTCTTCTTAGTGCCAAACTCGGCGATATCGAACCATTTTCAGAATACATTCGTTCCATTGAGCAATGCGTGGAAAGTGGCGCCACCTTAACCAGCCAGCTGCTGGGGTATGCACGCGGTGGGAAATATCGGGTCACTACGATCGATCTGAACGAAACCGTTCAACGAACCGTCGAAATGTTCGGCCGGACCCGCAAGGAGATCCACATCCAGGCCTCCTATCAGGAAAACATCTGGCCGGTGGAAGCCGATCAGGGACAGATCGACCAGGTTCTGGTCAATCTCTACGTCAATGCCTGGCAGGCCATGAACGGAGACAATACCCTGATTCTTTCCACGGCCAACGTGATTCTGGACGAAGCCTATACCCGTGCCTTCGATGCCCCGCCGGGTCCTTATGTGGCCGTCACCGTCCAGGATCGGGGAAAAGGAATCTCCCAGGATGTATTGAAACGAATCTTCGAGCCCTTTTTCACCACCAAAAAAATGGGCCGGGGAACCGGTCTGGGACTGGCTTCGGCCTTCGGCATCGTCAAAAACCACGGCGGCATCATCGATGTCAAAAGCACCGTGGGCAAAGGCTCGACCTTTACCATCTTCCTTCCGGCTGCTTCACGGATCCAGGAGAAAAAACCCGCCCCCGCCGCCGAACCGACTGTAGCCGGTACAGGCACCCTGCTGGTTGTGGATGACGAGCCCTATCTTCTTAAATCCCTCTCCGCGGTTCTCGAAGACATGGGTTATGAAATCATCGCTGCCGCCGGCGGGCAGGAGGCCATCGAACGGTTCAAAAGGGAAAAGGATCGGATCGACGTGGTGATTCTGGACATGATCATGCCGGATATCAGCGGCAGGCAGGTACTGACGGAGCTGAAAAAAATCAAACCGTCGTCCAAGGTGATCCTTACCAGCGGATACAACTTTGACGGTCTGGCTGAAAACGGACCGGACCTTCCGGGAGACGGATTCTTGCAGAAGCCCTATCGGATCCGGCAGCTGGCTGCCGTAAT